The Stigmatella aurantiaca DW4/3-1 genome contains the following window.
GCGCGCCGACTGCCCCTCCTGCACCATGGAGCGCTCCAGCAGCGGCACGAGCCGGCCCGTATGCTCCTGGAACCGCTGGGCCGAGGCCGCCACCTCCGCCTGCCCCCGGCTGCCCCGCGTTTCCAAGAGCAGCCGCGTCTCGCGCAGCACGCCCCGGAAGCGCAGGCTCACCTCCTGGAACTTCTCCTCGGAGTAACCCTGGGCCTGAAGCACCGAGAGCTGGGCGGAGACCTTCTCCTCCAGCGCGGCGAGCTGCTCCAGCGTGCCGGGGCCACGGCCCTCTTCCACGGAGTAGACCAGCGCCACGGCCTGCTGCTGCAGGGAGCGCAATTGCAGGAGCGCCGAGACCGTGGAGAAGGTGCTCTCCATGGAGGACTCCACATCCGCGGCCATCCGGGTGGATGAGTAGACGTGTTCACCGCCGAGAATGGCGAAGGCCACCACGAGCAAGCCAAAAGAGACGTACAGCCGCCGGCCGATGCTGGCCCTCATCTTTCCTCTTTCCTCCAGGCGCCAAGCGTCCATCGAACAGGAGGCCGCTGCAACAAAGGACGGGCTGGAACGCCCCGCGCCCCCATTGTCTTCGAGGAGGGGGGTGGATTCACAGGCCAGCAGAGCGCCAGCCTGGCCGGCCGGCCAGGCGCCCTGCTGTGAAAACACCGATCAGCGGAGATTCCGGGTTACCCCCGGATGACTCCCGTGAGCCTCTCTGGCTAGGCTCCCCCGCCCTATGGCGTCCAACCCGAACGAGCAGCGCGTCCGGCAGGTGTATGAGGAGATTGCGCCCTCTTACGAAGCGCTCTTTCCCGCGCTTCACCGGTATGAGGATCGGGTCGAGCGCTTTCTGGCCGAGGCCACGGCGCCGCACTGCCGGGTGCTCGATGTGGGGTGCGGCCCCGGCCTGCTCACGCGCGACCTGGAGGCGTCCGTGGAGGTGGTGGGGTTGGATCTCTCACCGGAGATGCTCGAGCGGGCGCGCCTGGGCCGCCCTTCGGGCCAGTGGCATGTGCACAGCTACCACCAGCCCATTCCCCCGGAGCTGGGGCGCTTCGATGTGCTGCTGGCCATTGGCTGCCTGGACTTCTGCGCGAACCTGCCCCTGGTGCTCAGCCACCTCGCCGCCACGCTGAAGCCCGGCGGGCGGATGCTCTTCACGGTGCTCGAGCGCCGGCCAGGGCTCGATGGACATGAAGTGCCCCGGCGGCAGGTGCGCACGGCCGGCCCCTCGGTGTGGCTCTCGTTCCCCTCCTTCGAGGAGACGTCCCGGGCGCTCGTGGGCACGGGCCTGCTGCCCCGCGGCTACACCCATGCTCCCGGCTGGGTCCACCTCGTCGAGCAGCGGACCATGCACTTCGGCTGGTGGGACGTGACGAAGCCCTGAGGGCCGCGCCTTCCCGGCTACTCCTTCTCGATGTCCCGGTCCCAGAGCTGGATGCGCGGAATCTCCTCCTGGAGGCGCTTGGTGAGCTCCGCCGCGATCGCCACCGAGCGGTGCTTGCCCCCGGTGCACCCCAGCGCCACCGTCAGGTAGGCCTTGCCTTCCTTCTGGTAGCGCGGGAACAGGAAGCGGCAGAGGTCCACCACCTTGTCGAGGAACTGCTGCGTCTCCTCGCGCTCCAGCACGTAGGCGGCCACCTTCGGGTTCTTCCCGGTGAGCCCCTTCAGCTCCGGCACGAAGTAGGGGTTGGGCAGAAAGCGCACGTCCAGCACCAGGTCCGCCTGGGGCGGCACCCCGTGCCGGTAGCCGAAGGACATCACCGACAACGAGGGGCCCGCCGCGGGCTCCGGGCTGAAGCGCGCCTGCACCAGCCGCTTCAGGTCGTGGACGTTCAGCACCGATGAATCGATGACCTGGTCGGCCATCTCGCGCAGGTCGTGCAGCTTGCCGCGCTCGGCGGCGATGCCGTCGGCCACCGAGCCCGTGGGGGCCAGCGGGTGGCGGCGCCGCGTCTCGCTGAAGCGGCGGATGAGGCTGTCGTCGCTGGCATCCAGGAACAGCACTTCCACCTGGTGGCCGGCCCGGCGGACCTCGTCCAGCACGCGCGGCGCTTCCTTGAGGAAGACCCCCTCGCGCACGTCCACCACCAGCGCCATCCGTTCGATCTGCCCGCTGCCCGCAAGCTCCGTCAGCTTCGGCAGCAGCAGCACCGGCAGGTTGTCGATGCAGAAGAACCCCGAGTCCTCCAGCGCGCGGATGGCCGTGGACTTCCCCGAGCCGGACATGCCCGTGATGATGATGATCTGCTTGGCAGGCACACTCACTCGACTTCTTCTCCCAGCGTGCGGCGCATCGCTCCCTCGGCGATGGACCGGTTGAGCCGCTCAGCGAATTCTCGCGCCGAGTGATGGCCTTGGTGCTTGAGCAACTGGTTGCGCGCGGCCACCTCGATGATGGTGGCCATGTTCCGGCCCGGACGCACCGGCACCACGGACAAGGGCACATTCACCCCGACGATGTCCAGGAACCGGTCCTCCACGCCCAACCGGTCGTACTCCTGCTCGGGATCCCACTCGTGCAGTTCGATGACGAGCTCGATCTTCTTCTGCTCCCGCACCGCCGCCACGCCGAACAGGTCCTTGATGTTGATGATGCCCAGCCCGCGGATCTCCATGTGGTGCTGGATGACCGGATTGCCCGCCCCGTACACGGCCCCCGCCTTGCGGCGCGCCACGTCCACGATGTCGTCGGCCACCAGCCGGTGGCCCCGCATCACCAGGTCCAGGGCGATCTCGCTCTTGCCGATGCCGCTCTTGCCCAGCAGCAGGATGCCCACCCCGAAGACGTCCATCAGCACGCCATGCAGGCTGCTGCGCTCCGTGAGCGCCTGCTCCAGGAAGGCCTGCACCTGCTGGATGAAGACGCTGGAGAGCAGCGGGGTGCGCATCAGCGCCAGCTTCGACGACTCGCAGGCCTCCACGAGCGCCCGCGGGGGCTCCAGGTCCTTGGTCACCACCACGCACGCCAGGTCTTCATTGAACAGCCGTGTCAGCACCTCCTGCTGCACCGCCTCCGACAAGGTGCGCAGGTAGGAAATCTCCGTGTTTCCGAACACTTGGACGCGATGTGGGTGCAGGTGCTCGGTGAAGCCGGTGAGCGCCAGGCCCGGCTTCTGGATGCGGGGGGAGGCCAGGGTGCGGCCCAGCCCTTTGTCTCCCGCGACGAGGGTGAGCTGGAGATCGTAGTCGCGATCCTCAAGGAGCGCGGAGATACGGATGGTGCGCGGAGAGCTCATCGGCGACGCCGTGGATATCACCCGGCGGCCCGTTTGGGATGCCGAAGCAACCCCCGGGGCCTTCCTCACCCCCCCCCTGTTGTCCTTGGAACTCAAACGCACGAGACCGTTTCCAGGGCCCTGCGGCATTGCTAAGCCGCCCCTATGGACTGTCTCTTCTGCAAGATTCGCGATGGTCAGATTCCCGCCAAGGTCGTCTACCGGGACGAGGTGTGTCTGGGCTTCCAGGACATCAACCCTCAAGCGCCCACGCACGTGCTCTTCATTCCACTGCAGCACATCGCCACGGTGAACGATCTCACCGCGAACGACCGGCAGACGGTGGGACACCTCTATACCGCGGCGGCCCAGGTGGCCCGGGAGCGGGGGCACGCCGAGAGAGGCTATCGCCTGGTGATGAACTGCAATGGCGACGCGGGGCAGACGGTGTTCCACATCCACCTGCACCTGGTCGCCGGGCGCCCGATGACGTGGCCTCCCGGGTAGATCCCCCCCCGCGCCTCCCCCTCCGGCCCGCGCCGCGCTCAGATGCCGCAGCGCAGTTCCTGGGACGGCGCCTTCCGCGGCTTGCGCCGCCCCACCCCGTCGTCCGGATCCGGCAGCGCCAGCACCCGGGCCTCGTCTGTGGGAATCCGGACGCTCCACTCCGTCACATGGAAAGAGCCTGGGGCGCGTGCCGCCACGGTGTAGAGCCCGGGCGCCAGCCCCTCGAAGGCGAAGCGGCCCGCCGCATCGCTCTGGCCGGTCACCCGCTCCTCGGAGGGAACATCCGCGCGCGCATCTGGCTCCCAGAGGCTCACATGGGGGGTGAGGATGAGCTCCGCCCCCCCCAGGGGCTGCCCCGAGCCCTGTTCGACGGTGCGCCCGGTGAGTCCTCCTCCCGTCACCAGGCTCAGGTGCACCGGCGTCCGGTTCCCACTCAGCGGGTGCACCAGCTCCCGCCATGCGGGCGCCTTGCCCACCGCGTGCGCCGTGACCAAGTAAGCCCCGGCCCGCGCCGGCATCAGCAGCCGCCCATCGTCTCCGGTGGCACCTGCCCCCGCGAGCCGCCAGTCCACCTGGCCTGTCTCGGGCAACCGCCCGCCCCGCTTGTAGAGGCGCACCTGGGCCCGGGACGCGGGGCGTCCAGCCTCGGTGACCCGGAGTTCCAGCAGCCCATCCACCTCGCTGGCGCTCTCGGTCACCGGCAGCGTCCTGGGCACGCTCACGGGAAGCTCATCCCAGGGGGCCGCCTCCCAGGCCGCGCCGGTGGACTTCGGCGCCTCGGCCCCGCCCATCTGGCGCAGCGCGGCCCGGTCCTCCGCCTGACCGTACAGCGCCAAGCCAATGGCGGCCGCCACCACACCCATCACCAGCCCTCCACCCAGACGGCTTCGCATGCCCCTGCTCCAGCGCTCGCCCTTCACGCATCAAAAACGAAAGCGGTTGTTTTGACCAGCAACCGTGGGTTTGGGAAAGGGGTTCCGCGAAAAGGCCCGCGGGGAAGACCCCGGCTTGTCGACCTTCCAACCCACCGGCGCTTCCCGCGCGAGGGGCCAGGGCCGGTGCTAGACTTCTTCCCTCCTCCCGGTCTGCTCCTGCTTCATGCCCTTCCTCGGTACCGAGACGCCTCCCGAGAGCCGACGCGCATACTCGCTTCTGGCCCTGCTGCTGGCGGGGGTGGCCGGAGCCGTCAACGCCATCAGCTTCCTCGCCCTGGGCGTGCACACCTCCCACACCACGGGCAACCTGGCCAACGTGGGCGAGTTCCTCGCCCGGGGGAACTGGAGCCTGGCGCTCGCGGCGGCCCAGCTCGTCCTGTCGTTCCTGCTCGGGGCCATCGTGGCCACCGTGCTCCTGAACGTGGCCCGCCACCGGCGGAGGGGGCGGCACACCTCCGCGCTTCTGGTGGAGGCGGTGACGCTGGCGGGGGTGGGCTTGTGGTCCTCCGTCTATCCGGAGGAGCGCGAGCCCACGCTGCTCTGGGGCCTGTCCTTCGCCATGGGCTTGCAGAACGCGCTCGTTACCCGGCTGTCGGGCGCCGTCGTGCGCACCACCCACGTCACCGGCATCGTCACCGACATCGGCATCCAGCTCGTGAAGATGATGGAGTGGGTGCGCGAGGGCGCCCGGGGCCATGGCCTCGGCGGGCTGGCGTGGCGGCTGCGCCGGCTGCACCAGGAGGAGCAATTCGCCCGCACCCGGCTGCACGTGGGGCTGGCCACGGCCTTCCTGCTCGGGTGCACCCTGGGGCCGCTGTGCTTCATCCACTTCGGCGCCGTGGCCATGACGCTGCCCTGCGTGCTGCTCATCCTGCTGGTGGTGCTCGACCTGAGCCCGGCCGGGGCCGCCGTGCCCCTGGCGCCCGGAACCTGAGCCCCATCAGCGCGGCATCTCCGTGACGCCAAAGGGCAGTTCCTGCGCCGCGTGCGCATGCCGCCCGGATTGAAGAAAGCGCTCCAGCCCGGCCCGTGTCACCACGCCCACGCGGGTTCCATCCTCCACCGCCAGCACCGCCAGGGAGCGGGCCTCCAGCGCCGCCAGCACCTCCCCCACCGAGGCCTCCGCGGACACCGCGGGCGCCTCGTCCAGGAGCGCCGCCGCGGTGGCGCCTTCTCCGGCCTGTTGCCAGCGCGCGCCCAGCGCCCCGGCCACCACCACCCCCCGGAGCTTTCCGTCCGCGTCCCTCACCGGCAAGGCCTCCGCCCCGGAAGAGAGCAGGCGCTCGCGCAGCCCCGTGACCTCGGCCTCCGGCAGCACCGGCTCTTCCCAGCGCACCAACTCCCGGATGGGCGTGCGCCGCAGCAACTGCCCCTCCAGCCGGAGCCGCGCCGCCCGGCGCTCCACCAGCACGTGGCAGAGCGCGGAGGACAGGGTGCACGTCACCATGAGCGGCAAGATGATGGCGTAGTTCCCGCTCAGCTCGTACATCATCATCATTCCGGTCAACGGCCCGCGTGTCATGGCCGCCACCGCGCCGCCCATGCCCACCATGGCGTAGGCCCCGCTGGACGCGGAGACGCCGGGCAGCAGCACGTGCAGCACCTCACCGAACGTCCCGCCCGCCATCGCGCCGATGACCGTCGCGGGGAAGAACGTGCCGCCCGAGCCTCCAGACCCCAACGTCAGCGCCGTCCCCACCAGCTTGAGCACACACCCCGAGGCGAGCAGTGCGAGCGACAGTTCCCGCACCAGCGCGCCGTTGGCGTACTCGTGCCCCGTCCCCCACACCACGGGATGCGCCAGGGCAAGCAGGCCCACCAGCGCCCCGCCGAGGCCCGCCCGCATCGCCAGCGGCTTCTTTCCGAGGAAAGCCGACACCTTGCCGGGCCTGTGCCCCTGGAAGAACTCCT
Protein-coding sequences here:
- a CDS encoding class I SAM-dependent methyltransferase; its protein translation is MASNPNEQRVRQVYEEIAPSYEALFPALHRYEDRVERFLAEATAPHCRVLDVGCGPGLLTRDLEASVEVVGLDLSPEMLERARLGRPSGQWHVHSYHQPIPPELGRFDVLLAIGCLDFCANLPLVLSHLAATLKPGGRMLFTVLERRPGLDGHEVPRRQVRTAGPSVWLSFPSFEETSRALVGTGLLPRGYTHAPGWVHLVEQRTMHFGWWDVTKP
- the rapZ gene encoding RNase adapter RapZ: MSVPAKQIIIITGMSGSGKSTAIRALEDSGFFCIDNLPVLLLPKLTELAGSGQIERMALVVDVREGVFLKEAPRVLDEVRRAGHQVEVLFLDASDDSLIRRFSETRRRHPLAPTGSVADGIAAERGKLHDLREMADQVIDSSVLNVHDLKRLVQARFSPEPAAGPSLSVMSFGYRHGVPPQADLVLDVRFLPNPYFVPELKGLTGKNPKVAAYVLEREETQQFLDKVVDLCRFLFPRYQKEGKAYLTVALGCTGGKHRSVAIAAELTKRLQEEIPRIQLWDRDIEKE
- the hprK gene encoding HPr(Ser) kinase/phosphatase; this encodes MSSPRTIRISALLEDRDYDLQLTLVAGDKGLGRTLASPRIQKPGLALTGFTEHLHPHRVQVFGNTEISYLRTLSEAVQQEVLTRLFNEDLACVVVTKDLEPPRALVEACESSKLALMRTPLLSSVFIQQVQAFLEQALTERSSLHGVLMDVFGVGILLLGKSGIGKSEIALDLVMRGHRLVADDIVDVARRKAGAVYGAGNPVIQHHMEIRGLGIINIKDLFGVAAVREQKKIELVIELHEWDPEQEYDRLGVEDRFLDIVGVNVPLSVVPVRPGRNMATIIEVAARNQLLKHQGHHSAREFAERLNRSIAEGAMRRTLGEEVE
- a CDS encoding histidine triad nucleotide-binding protein — encoded protein: MDCLFCKIRDGQIPAKVVYRDEVCLGFQDINPQAPTHVLFIPLQHIATVNDLTANDRQTVGHLYTAAAQVARERGHAERGYRLVMNCNGDAGQTVFHIHLHLVAGRPMTWPPG
- a CDS encoding carboxypeptidase regulatory-like domain-containing protein; translation: MRSRLGGGLVMGVVAAAIGLALYGQAEDRAALRQMGGAEAPKSTGAAWEAAPWDELPVSVPRTLPVTESASEVDGLLELRVTEAGRPASRAQVRLYKRGGRLPETGQVDWRLAGAGATGDDGRLLMPARAGAYLVTAHAVGKAPAWRELVHPLSGNRTPVHLSLVTGGGLTGRTVEQGSGQPLGGAELILTPHVSLWEPDARADVPSEERVTGQSDAAGRFAFEGLAPGLYTVAARAPGSFHVTEWSVRIPTDEARVLALPDPDDGVGRRKPRKAPSQELRCGI
- a CDS encoding YoaK family protein, with translation MPFLGTETPPESRRAYSLLALLLAGVAGAVNAISFLALGVHTSHTTGNLANVGEFLARGNWSLALAAAQLVLSFLLGAIVATVLLNVARHRRRGRHTSALLVEAVTLAGVGLWSSVYPEEREPTLLWGLSFAMGLQNALVTRLSGAVVRTTHVTGIVTDIGIQLVKMMEWVREGARGHGLGGLAWRLRRLHQEEQFARTRLHVGLATAFLLGCTLGPLCFIHFGAVAMTLPCVLLILLVVLDLSPAGAAVPLAPGT